The Mytilus galloprovincialis chromosome 2, xbMytGall1.hap1.1, whole genome shotgun sequence genome has a window encoding:
- the LOC143064313 gene encoding uncharacterized protein LOC143064313, whose translation MASDSSDYQLEDELVQELFSKQFIGDMSRKIVGIQNVVQKFIETNTMSDDEKKSLLEKKVADIKFSKLIKVVTKHCENNNIQVLKSFICALEETKNSELAKQLTLVYDERVNSLSILNRLSKEKSLVGNLKNEIKRLQLTLEDREYELQKLKQDKKRLAENLKTTESDQKQAMRLLRKELQGKISIKDEYI comes from the exons ATGGCCTCGG ATAGTTCTGATTACCAATTGGAGGACGAACTGGTACAAGAATTGTTTTCTAAACAGTTTATCGGTGATATGTCAAGAAAAATTGTCGGTATTCAAAATGTTGTTCAGAAGTTTATCGAAACAAATACTATGTCTGATGATGAGAAGAAATCTCTTCTAGAAAAGAAGGTTGCTGACATCAAATTTAGTAAGCTGATAAAGGTTGTTACTAAACACTGCGAAAACAACAATATTCAGGTTTTGAAGAGTTTCATTTGCGCACTTGAAGAAACTAAGAATAGTGAACTAGCAAAACAGCTGACCTTGGTGTATGATGAACGG gtGAATTCCCTTTCAATTCTGAATCGATTATCAAAGGAAAAATCGTTGGTGGGCAacctaaaaaatgaaataaagcgtCTCCAACTCACATTAGAGGACAGAGAATACGAGTTACAAAAACTAAAACAGGACAAAAAAAGATTAGCTGAGAACCTGAAGACCACTGAAAGCGATCAAAAACAAGCTATGCGGCTTCTAAGAAAAgagttgcaaggcaaaatttctatAAAAGACGAATATATTTGA
- the LOC143064312 gene encoding glutathione peroxidase-like, whose translation MNALQSNNKDFQMIGVPCNQFHYQEPGANSTEIMNGITHVRPGFGFVPNFPLTEKIEVNGQNQDPLFTYLKKYCEPTSYGMFGMNWSPIDSRDVRWNFEKFLIGRDGKPVKRYYILVDPTEPRVQDDITAELKKSRHDGPVDIPVVG comes from the exons ATGAATGCACTACAATCAAACAACAAGGACTTTCAGATGATTGGAGTTCCTTGTAACCAGTTTCACTAT CAAGAACCTGGCGCAAACTCAACAGAAATCATGAATGGAATTACTCATGTCCGTCCCGGATTTGGGTTTGTTCCCAATTTTCCattaacagaaaagatagaaGTCAATGGGCAAAATCAAGACCCTCTTTTCACGTACTTAAAG aaatattGTGAGCCAACTTCATATGGAATGTTTGGCATGAATTGGAGCCCAATAGACTCAAGAGACGTAAGATGGAATTTTGAGAAATTTTTGATTGGCCGAGACGGCAAGCCTGTTAAAAGATATTATATTTTGGTAGATCCAACAGAACCTCGAGTTCAAGATGATATTACAGCAGAATTAAAGAAAAGCCGACATGATGGACCGGTAGATATACCGGTAGTCGgataa
- the LOC143064314 gene encoding myeloid differentiation primary response protein MyD88-like, whose amino-acid sequence MADEPISDDERIIQNLIAYCEDVPLKILRATSTKQLSQRLDVEGFVLGEYSNDWYGLAERTGYMTKEMRKFEQHESPTTALLNDWSTRLKMSPTVDTLLKYLVEIQRPDVVLDSEKSIRRDVEHSKQPARAPLPPKPKVPESDRYDAFVVYGNTERDIQFMKDMVNILEGEDHNIRLYVPGRDDLAGDEKYVVTAEMIANRCRRVIVVLSRGFEDSEDCDFALKLAQSLSPGAKTKRIIPILLDNVKIPLILNFVGTVNFTNPMQREWVWPRVAATIKCPLVPSIQDWQCTIDDLKNMKYDSKHVQHLLYGIGVACQEFPPEEEEEKKGKKGEKKKKT is encoded by the exons ATGGCTGATGAACCAATTTCAGATGATGAAAGAATAATTCAGAACTTGATAGCGTATTGTGAAGACGTTCCGCTCAAAATATTGAGAGCGACATCGACAAAGCAATTGTCACAACGTCTTGATGTAGAAGGGTTTGTTTTAGGGGAATATAGCAATGACTGGTATGGACTTGCAGAAAGAACGGGATACATGACAAAGGAAATGAGAAAATTTGAACAACATGAAAGTCCAACTACCGCTCTTCTTAACGACTGGAGTACCAGACTAAAGATGTCCCCAACAGTTGACACCTTGTTAAAGTATCTTGTAGAGATACAGAGACCAGATGTTGTGTTGGATAGCGAAAAAAGTATAA GAAGAGATGTAGAGCATTCTAAACAACCAGCTCGTGCTCCACTGCCACCAAAACCAAAGGTACCAG AAAGTGACAGGTACGATGCTTTCGTTGTTTATGGTAATACAGAACGAGATATCCAGTTTATGAAAGATATGGTGAACATTTTAGAAGGAGAAGATCATAATATAAGGTTATATGTTCCTGGTAGGGACGATCTCGCTGGCGATGAGAAATATGTAGTAACAGCAGAAATGATTGCTAACAG ATGTCGGAGAGTTATAGTGGTACTGTCTAGAGGATTCGAGGACAGCGAAGATTGTGATTTCGCATTAAAATTAGCACAGTCCTTATCACCAG gtGCAAAAACAAAACGTATTATACCAATATTATTAGACAATGTAAAAATTCCACTTATATTGAACTTTGTGGGTACAGTTAATTTTACAAACCCCATGCAACGAGAATGGGTTTGGCCCCGAGTAGCCGCCACTATCAAGTGCCCTCTCGTCCCAAGTATACAGGATTGGCAGTGTACAATTGATGACTTAAAGAATATGAAATATGACAGTAAGCATGTGCAACATCTGTTGTATGGAATTGGTGTTGCATGTCAAGAATTTCCAcccgaagaagaagaagaaaagaaaggaaagaaaggagaaaagaagaagaaaacttGA